One region of Macadamia integrifolia cultivar HAES 741 chromosome 11, SCU_Mint_v3, whole genome shotgun sequence genomic DNA includes:
- the LOC122093943 gene encoding uncharacterized protein LOC122093943, whose product MLAGFQARFRFPAAYCPLWLELKILCSQRFSLSQLLSKTRMGTQAPTKRPFCASCSKPARLCLCSRIKTPSLDNSIEVTILLHSQERKHPLNSTRIATLGLKNLTVVTVSDVHIEARFLIRLLEPCPRIVSASGIELALFTESEKRTALIDPNGERGAANDTNPSLSTSDLRVLEEHESAIQIDGKLLEKQTCIEMISTLPAVKEATSDTQAGAANGTKAATSKEESVVTATISKCGYTCSLTQLKTSQNDTEKPDFDQLLATQLGQDVIANGFVVKKLQKKQLDGINELEEYEEFEVTVPPGSALLFPTKKSIGVEAVDFEVKHLIVLDGTWGKAKRMYHENPWLKLLPHLKLDPSNMSLYSEVRHQPKAGCLSTIESIVSALKAFGDDREGLDELLDVFVSMVRDQRRCKDERLSKISHDES is encoded by the coding sequence ATGCTGGCCGGTTTTCAGGCTCGATTCCGATTTCCGGCCGCCTACTGCCCACTCTGGTTGGAGCTCAAAATTCTCTGCAGCCAacgattctctctttcacaaCTCCTTAGTAAAACAAGAATGGGAACTCAAGCTCCAACAAAGAGGCCCTTCTGCGCTTCGTGCTCGAAGCCTGCTCGTCTGTGTCTCTGTTCACGCATCAAGACCCCCTCGCTCGATAACTCAATCGAGGTGACGATTCTTTTACACAGTCAAGAAAGAAAACATCCTCTGAATTCTACAAGAATTGCTACGTTAGGGCTCAAGAACCTCACGGTAGTCACGGTTTCTGATGTTCATATCGAAGCGAGGTTCCTCATTCGCTTGCTCGAGCCGTGCCCGAGAATAGTAAGCGCATCAGGTATTGAGCTAGCTCTGTTCACCGAATCGGAGAAGAGAACTGCCCTGATTGATCCCAATGGAGAACGTGGAGCAGCAAATGATACTAATCCTTCTCTGTCAACAAGCGATCTCAGAGTTTTAGAAGAACATGAATCAGCAATCCAAATCGACGGAAAACTCCTGGAAAAGCAAACTTGCATTGAAATGATTTCAACTCTACCGGCAGTAAAGGAAGCAACATCAGATACCCAAGCTGGTGCTGCTAATGGAACTAAAGCAGCTACAAGTAAAGAAGAATCTGTCGTCACTGCAACCATTTCTAAATGTGGCTACACCTGCTCTCTTACCCAGCTCAAAACATCTCAAAACGACACTGAAAAACCAGATTTCGATCAGCTTTTAGCCACTCAGTTAGGCCAAGATGTCATCGCCAATGGGTTCGTCGTGAAAAAGCTGCAGAAAAAGCAACTGGATGGGATCAATGAACTGGAAGAGTATGAAGAGTTTGAAGTAACGGTTCCTCCTGGCTCCGCCCTTCTCTTCCCAACCAAGAAATCAATCGGAGTAGAAGCTGTTGATTTTGAGGTGAAACACTTGATCGTTTTGGATGGAACTTGGGGGAAAGCGAAGAGAATGTACCATgagaatccatggctgaagctATTACCCCATTTGAAGTTGGATCCAAGCAATATGAGCTTGTACAGCGAAGTTAGGCACCAGCCAAAGGCTGGCTGTTTGTCCACTATAGAGAGCATCGTTAGCGCGTTAAAGGCGTTTGGAGATGATCGTGAGGGCTTGGATGAACTCTTGGATGTGTTTGTATCCATGGTCAGGGATCAGAGGCGATGCAAAGATGAAAGATTGAGCAAAATCTCTCACGACGAGTCTTGA